Genomic segment of Candidatus Rokuibacteriota bacterium:
ATGCACACGATGGCCGGGCCCGTGCCCGGCCACTCGTGCACCGCGAGCGAGACGCCGTCGGCCGGGACGCGCGGCATGGCGCGCCTACTTCTTGTTCTGGATGGGCGGCGCCGTCTCCTGCGGCGAAAGCTCGCGGAGGAGCGTCGGGATCAGCCACGGCACATCGGGCTTGGACGTCAGCTTGAAGATGTACATGCTCTGGAGCGCCTGGTGGTCCTCCTTGCGGAAGATCATCTTGCCCTTGGGCGTCTGGAACTCCATGCCCTCCATCGCGGCGATCAGCTTCTCCGTGTCGGTGCCGCCCGCCTTCTGGATGGCGGCGACCACGGCCATGGCGGCCGCGAAGCCGCCGCAGGTGAAGAAGTCCGGCGGCTCCTTGAAGCGCTTCTCGTGCTCGGTCACGAGCCAGGTGTTGATCGGGTTCCTCGGAATCTCGTAGTAGTAGTACGCGCCGCCGATCATGCCCTCGAGGTTGTAGCTCTTGAAGGCCTTCAGCACGTCGAGCACGTTGCCGCCGCTCGTGATGGTGATGCCGCTCTTGTCGATCTTGCTCGCGACGAGCTGGGCATAGGGGCCACCCTTGCCGGCCCAGATGACCGCGACGTACTTCGGACCCTTCGCGTCCTTGAGGGCGCCCAGGATCTTCTGGATGGGCGCGGTGAAGTCGGTCGCGTCGCGCGGCGTGTATTCCTCATGGACGACGTGGGCCCCGAACTTCTCGACCTGCGCCTTGTAGGCGGCGACGCCGTCCTTGCCGAAGGCGTAGTCCTGGGCGATGGTGGCGATCGAGACGCCCGGCTTGGCGACGGCCAGCGCGTTGGCGATGGCGTCCTGGCTCGAGGAGCGGCCCGTGCGGAAGACGTAGCGGTTCCAGTTCTCGCCGGTGATGCTGTCGGCGACGGCGGGCTCGACGAGGAGGACCTTCTTGAACTCGGCGGCGACCGGCAGGATGGCCAGCGCCGCGGCGCTCGACGTGGTCCCGACGATCAGGTCCACCTTGTCGTCGGCGTAGAGCTTGGTCACCTTCTGCTTGGAGACGTCGGGCTTGAGCTGGTCGTCCTCGATCAGCACCTCGATCTTGCGCCCGAGCACTTCCATCTTGCCGCCCGTGGCGTACTCGAGCCCGAGCTTGAAGCCCGTGACGGCCTGCTTGGCGTAGACCTCGAAGGGCCCCGAGATGCCCTGCACCAGCCCGATCTTGATCGGCGCCTGCGCCTGCGCCGCCCCCGGCCACACCACCGCCAGGGCCAGCATCACCATCGCCGCCGCCACCGCTCGCTTCGTCATCGTTCGCTCCTCCATGGGTTCTCTCTCACGGCACGCGCCACGCTA
This window contains:
- a CDS encoding substrate-binding domain-containing protein produces the protein MTKRAVAAAMVMLALAVVWPGAAQAQAPIKIGLVQGISGPFEVYAKQAVTGFKLGLEYATGGKMEVLGRKIEVLIEDDQLKPDVSKQKVTKLYADDKVDLIVGTTSSAAALAILPVAAEFKKVLLVEPAVADSITGENWNRYVFRTGRSSSQDAIANALAVAKPGVSIATIAQDYAFGKDGVAAYKAQVEKFGAHVVHEEYTPRDATDFTAPIQKILGALKDAKGPKYVAVIWAGKGGPYAQLVASKIDKSGITITSGGNVLDVLKAFKSYNLEGMIGGAYYYYEIPRNPINTWLVTEHEKRFKEPPDFFTCGGFAAAMAVVAAIQKAGGTDTEKLIAAMEGMEFQTPKGKMIFRKEDHQALQSMYIFKLTSKPDVPWLIPTLLRELSPQETAPPIQNKK